Proteins encoded together in one Synechococcus sp. A15-62 window:
- a CDS encoding nucleoside deaminase, giving the protein MKVEFMAAHQDRDFMRHAIKVMRDVGVVKKSGGPFGAVIVKDGKVIAAAGNSVIRDNDPSAHAEVNAIRQACRALQNWDLSGCVMYSSCECCPMCYSAAYWANIRSIFYAASWSDYEDLFSDRAIDEDIRRSMPEKEIRMQQILQSEAQAVWAEFRRLPDGARY; this is encoded by the coding sequence ATGAAAGTGGAATTTATGGCAGCACATCAGGATCGGGATTTCATGCGTCATGCGATCAAGGTGATGCGTGATGTAGGAGTAGTGAAAAAATCCGGGGGGCCCTTCGGCGCGGTGATCGTCAAGGATGGGAAGGTCATAGCTGCTGCAGGTAACAGTGTGATCAGGGACAATGACCCCAGTGCCCATGCTGAGGTCAACGCCATCCGCCAGGCTTGCCGAGCACTCCAAAACTGGGATCTCAGCGGTTGCGTGATGTATTCAAGCTGTGAATGTTGTCCGATGTGTTATTCAGCCGCTTACTGGGCCAACATCCGCTCGATCTTTTATGCGGCGTCTTGGAGCGATTACGAAGATCTCTTCTCTGATAGAGCAATTGATGAAGACATCCGTCGTTCTATGCCAGAAAAAGAGATTCGAATGCAGCAGATCCTTCAGAGCGAAGCGCAGGCGGTGTGGGCCGAGTTCCGTCGTTTGCCTGACGGTGCTCGCTACTGA
- a CDS encoding DUF4278 domain-containing protein, with the protein MSTLLYRGHTYEHQPAAQKVCKQLSYRGQEYNTCTEQQPADLHPHLSYRGIGYDKSLEAEEECRLRNDRQSYFSLARRIVRAQFQFADESRTQQLWQEVADRGMDVDRITYLMYGCQFQDDETAMLIADQEYQMKSHR; encoded by the coding sequence ATGAGCACGCTCTTGTATCGCGGACACACTTACGAGCATCAACCTGCAGCTCAAAAAGTCTGCAAACAGCTGAGTTACCGAGGCCAGGAGTACAACACCTGTACGGAACAGCAACCAGCTGATTTGCATCCTCATCTGAGCTATCGAGGGATTGGCTACGACAAATCCCTTGAGGCAGAGGAGGAGTGCCGACTCAGAAACGATCGCCAGTCCTACTTTTCGTTGGCCCGGAGGATCGTAAGAGCGCAGTTCCAATTCGCAGATGAATCAAGAACTCAGCAGCTCTGGCAAGAAGTTGCTGATCGTGGCATGGATGTCGATCGCATTACATATTTGATGTACGGATGCCAGTTTCAAGATGATGAGACTGCGATGTTGATCGCAGACCAGGAATATCAGATGAAATCACATCGCTGA
- a CDS encoding DUF2973 domain-containing protein produces the protein MIAALFPLAYAAILTCLLLQAFRMMRPSSAPKASPSSDRTGLKTTHPELLDENGEVTNEELWAVRFSDEGLVLPEA, from the coding sequence GTGATCGCAGCTCTTTTCCCACTCGCCTACGCAGCCATCTTGACGTGCTTGCTTTTGCAGGCTTTTCGGATGATGCGCCCATCGTCGGCTCCTAAAGCCAGCCCGTCGAGCGACCGAACAGGTCTCAAAACCACACATCCAGAACTGCTTGATGAGAACGGTGAGGTGACCAACGAAGAGCTTTGGGCTGTTCGCTTCTCGGACGAAGGCTTAGTTCTCCCTGAGGCTTGA